The Halobacterium sp. CBA1132 genome has a segment encoding these proteins:
- a CDS encoding MFS transporter, whose amino-acid sequence MFDTGDRWLVAWSLGYAAVGAASVLVPLYAIALGADAFVVAVVAATAAFAGIPGALAWGALATRTGRYRPFLLVSLGLSAVSFVALPLAESLPAVVAANAALQFAVAAAAPVLALLVVSGHPDAEWDRRIGVLNAWQGYGWLAGLLVGAAWTTVAGQYTAAVTAHRWFFYVCAAACALATVLAWRWLPDRPDISAVRFGRATVSIERLQRGAGRAARLAPFSGVRSFWALRRLDPRALAARLTPPLSGYLAAATLFFTGFAVFFGPLPSYLATDLGLGSGSVFALFLVSSAASAVAYERVGALAAARSPEVVQTVALAARVVLFPAVAFAAVLGALALPGLVVLFVAVGLTWAVVAVTGTTIVARLAPPAVRGDALGAYTALGGLGTAVGSVVGGLLATELSYVGAFAVAGGLVLAGAVVAAATRRTTE is encoded by the coding sequence GTGTTCGACACCGGGGACCGCTGGCTGGTCGCGTGGAGTCTCGGCTACGCCGCCGTCGGCGCCGCGTCCGTGCTCGTGCCGCTGTACGCCATCGCGCTCGGCGCGGACGCGTTCGTCGTCGCCGTCGTCGCCGCGACCGCCGCCTTCGCCGGCATCCCCGGCGCGCTCGCGTGGGGCGCCCTCGCCACCCGCACCGGTCGCTACCGGCCATTCCTCCTCGTCAGTCTCGGCCTGTCTGCCGTCTCGTTCGTCGCGCTCCCGCTCGCTGAGTCGCTGCCCGCGGTCGTCGCCGCGAACGCCGCGCTCCAGTTCGCCGTCGCCGCGGCCGCGCCCGTGCTCGCGCTGCTGGTCGTCTCCGGCCACCCCGACGCGGAGTGGGACCGCCGCATCGGCGTGCTGAACGCGTGGCAGGGGTACGGCTGGCTCGCCGGCCTGCTCGTCGGCGCGGCGTGGACCACGGTCGCCGGCCAGTACACGGCCGCAGTCACCGCCCACCGCTGGTTCTTCTACGTCTGCGCGGCGGCGTGCGCGCTCGCCACCGTGCTCGCGTGGCGCTGGCTGCCCGACCGCCCGGACATCTCCGCGGTGCGGTTCGGTCGCGCCACCGTCTCCATCGAGCGCCTCCAGCGCGGCGCGGGTCGAGCCGCCCGACTCGCGCCGTTCTCCGGCGTGCGGTCGTTCTGGGCGCTCCGCCGGCTCGACCCGCGCGCGCTCGCCGCCCGACTGACGCCGCCGCTCTCGGGCTACCTCGCAGCCGCGACGCTGTTCTTCACGGGGTTCGCAGTGTTCTTCGGCCCGCTCCCGTCGTATCTCGCGACCGACCTCGGCCTCGGGTCGGGGAGCGTGTTCGCGCTGTTCCTCGTCTCCAGTGCGGCCTCCGCGGTCGCCTACGAGCGCGTCGGCGCGCTGGCCGCGGCGCGCAGCCCGGAAGTCGTCCAGACCGTCGCGCTCGCTGCGCGCGTCGTCCTGTTCCCGGCAGTCGCGTTCGCAGCCGTGCTCGGTGCGCTCGCGCTCCCGGGACTGGTCGTGCTGTTCGTCGCAGTCGGTCTGACGTGGGCGGTCGTCGCCGTCACCGGCACGACGATCGTCGCGCGACTCGCGCCGCCCGCGGTCCGCGGCGACGCGCTCGGCGCGTACACCGCACTCGGCGGACTCGGCACGGCAGTCGGCAGCGTCGTCGGCGGTCTCCTCGCCACAGAACTCAGCTACGTCGGCGCGTTCGCCGTCGCTGGCGGGCTCGTACTCGCAGGAGCGGTAGTCGCGGCGGCGACCCGCCGGACTACAGAATGA
- a CDS encoding ZIP family metal transporter — protein sequence MELTGALAFVFFAGLLTDLATGLGALPFFFVDDVDDRWRVALWGLASGIMLSASGFGLFREGLNYGTPLDVGAGALVGVALVVAARRVIDDHEFEPREIAQADFEKLVLVAGVLTVHSFPEGVAVGVSFADMGLEGGYPILGFSVPLLAVFMTIAISIHNIPEGLAVSIPLHEHGARHWKLVGVAVFTSIPQPIGAVLAFAFVQFARPLLPIGYGFAGGAMVYLVLTEFIPEAREVGRRLPNGGHRELLVGLVVGVLAMLPLLVA from the coding sequence ATGGAACTGACGGGAGCGCTCGCGTTCGTGTTCTTCGCGGGCCTGCTGACGGATCTCGCCACCGGCCTCGGGGCACTCCCGTTCTTCTTCGTCGACGACGTCGACGACCGCTGGCGCGTCGCCCTCTGGGGACTGGCCTCCGGCATCATGCTGTCGGCGTCCGGGTTCGGGCTGTTCCGCGAAGGCCTCAACTACGGCACCCCACTCGACGTCGGCGCGGGCGCGCTCGTCGGCGTCGCGCTCGTCGTCGCGGCGCGCCGCGTCATCGACGACCACGAGTTCGAACCCCGCGAAATCGCGCAAGCCGACTTCGAGAAGCTCGTGCTCGTCGCGGGCGTGCTCACGGTCCACTCGTTCCCGGAGGGCGTCGCCGTCGGCGTCTCCTTCGCCGACATGGGGCTGGAGGGCGGCTACCCGATTTTGGGCTTCTCCGTGCCCCTGCTCGCCGTCTTCATGACCATCGCCATCTCCATCCACAACATCCCGGAGGGGCTGGCGGTGTCGATTCCCCTCCACGAGCACGGCGCGCGCCACTGGAAGCTCGTCGGCGTCGCCGTGTTCACGAGCATCCCCCAGCCAATCGGCGCGGTGCTGGCGTTCGCGTTCGTCCAGTTCGCGCGCCCGCTGCTCCCCATCGGCTACGGGTTCGCCGGCGGCGCGATGGTCTACCTCGTGCTCACCGAGTTCATCCCCGAAGCGCGCGAAGTCGGTCGCCGCCTCCCGAACGGCGGCCACCGCGAACTGCTCGTCGGGCTGGTCGTCGGCGTGCTCGCGATGCTCCCGCTGCTCGTCGCGTAA
- a CDS encoding acetate--CoA ligase family protein, with translation MEDDASGLFAPDRVAVVGATDREGSIGRAIVTNLADFDGAVVAVNPGRDEVLGYDCYPDLQSAPDTDLAVVVVPPSVVVDAVRDAGEAGVRNVVVITAGFSETGSEGADRERELAAVADDYDLDLVGPNSLGVLSTPSNMNATFGPSNALPGSLSFMSQSGAFITAVLDWANDQGIGFKDVVSLGNKAVMDETDFLRQWHDDPETNVVLGYLEGIESGREFIDTAREVTQDTPAVVVKSGRTEAGAQAASSHTGTIAGSEAAYEAGFEQAGVVRAENVQELFDFARALDGLPLPDSEEVAVVTNAGGPGVMATDAVGDARLSMASFGDDTLDALSESLPDAANVYNPVDVLGDAGVERFTDTLDTVLGSEDVGCAVVVAAPTAVLDFDDLAEVLADKQAAHGKPVVACLMGGERTEAAADALSEAGIPNYFDPARAVSSLDALAVQRAVEAREYEEPTEFDVDRERAREILDAAAERDSRRLGVEAMDLLDAYGIPTPEGDVVDHPEEAEAVAHDIAGDVVMKIVSPDILHKSDIGGVKVGVPDEEVRDAYEDLVTRAKNYQPDATVLGVQVQEMVDTEAGTETILGMNRDPQFGPLVLFGLGGIFVEVLEDTSVRVAPVSEREADEMLDDLDSAPLLRGARGREPADEAAVTDAVQRLSQLVTDFPAILELDVNPLLATADGVQALDVRLTIDPEQL, from the coding sequence ATGGAAGACGACGCAAGCGGGCTGTTCGCGCCCGACAGAGTCGCCGTCGTCGGTGCGACCGACCGAGAGGGGTCTATCGGTCGCGCCATCGTGACGAACCTCGCTGACTTCGACGGCGCCGTCGTCGCCGTCAACCCGGGCCGCGACGAAGTGCTGGGCTACGACTGCTACCCGGACCTCCAGTCCGCCCCCGACACCGACCTCGCGGTCGTCGTCGTCCCGCCGTCGGTGGTGGTCGACGCGGTCCGCGACGCGGGCGAGGCGGGCGTCCGGAACGTCGTCGTCATCACCGCGGGATTCAGCGAGACCGGCAGCGAGGGCGCCGACCGCGAGCGCGAACTCGCGGCCGTCGCCGACGACTACGACCTCGACCTCGTCGGCCCGAACAGCCTCGGCGTGCTCTCCACGCCGTCGAACATGAACGCGACGTTCGGCCCGTCGAACGCGCTCCCGGGTTCGCTGTCGTTCATGAGCCAGTCGGGCGCGTTCATCACGGCCGTACTGGACTGGGCGAACGACCAGGGAATCGGCTTCAAGGACGTCGTCAGCCTCGGGAACAAGGCCGTCATGGACGAGACCGACTTCCTCCGGCAGTGGCACGACGACCCGGAGACGAACGTCGTCCTCGGCTACCTCGAAGGCATCGAGTCAGGCCGCGAGTTCATCGACACCGCCCGCGAGGTCACGCAGGACACGCCCGCGGTCGTCGTGAAGTCCGGCCGCACGGAGGCCGGCGCGCAGGCCGCGTCCTCGCACACGGGGACCATCGCGGGCAGCGAGGCCGCCTACGAGGCGGGATTCGAGCAGGCTGGCGTGGTGCGCGCGGAGAACGTCCAAGAGCTGTTCGACTTCGCGCGCGCTCTCGACGGCCTCCCGCTGCCGGACTCCGAGGAGGTCGCCGTCGTCACGAACGCGGGCGGCCCGGGCGTGATGGCGACGGATGCGGTCGGCGACGCCCGGCTCTCGATGGCGTCGTTCGGCGACGACACGCTCGACGCGCTCTCCGAGTCGCTGCCGGACGCGGCGAATGTCTACAACCCCGTGGACGTGCTCGGGGACGCCGGCGTCGAGCGGTTCACGGACACACTCGACACCGTGCTCGGCTCCGAGGACGTCGGCTGCGCGGTCGTCGTGGCTGCGCCCACGGCAGTCCTCGACTTCGACGACCTCGCGGAGGTCTTGGCCGACAAGCAGGCGGCTCACGGCAAGCCCGTGGTCGCGTGTCTGATGGGCGGCGAACGCACCGAGGCCGCGGCCGACGCGCTCTCGGAGGCGGGCATCCCGAACTACTTCGACCCCGCACGAGCGGTGAGCAGCCTCGACGCGCTCGCCGTCCAGCGCGCCGTCGAGGCCCGCGAGTACGAGGAACCGACCGAGTTCGACGTGGACCGCGAACGCGCCCGAGAGATTCTCGACGCCGCAGCCGAACGGGACTCCCGCCGGCTCGGTGTCGAAGCGATGGACCTGCTGGACGCCTACGGCATCCCGACGCCCGAGGGCGATGTCGTCGACCACCCCGAAGAAGCGGAGGCGGTCGCTCACGACATCGCGGGCGACGTCGTGATGAAAATCGTCAGCCCGGACATCCTCCACAAGTCCGACATCGGCGGCGTGAAAGTCGGCGTCCCCGACGAGGAGGTCCGGGACGCCTACGAGGACCTCGTGACGCGCGCGAAGAACTACCAGCCCGACGCCACCGTGCTCGGTGTCCAGGTGCAGGAGATGGTGGACACCGAAGCCGGGACGGAGACGATTCTCGGGATGAACCGCGACCCCCAGTTCGGGCCGCTCGTGCTGTTCGGGCTGGGCGGCATCTTCGTCGAAGTCCTGGAGGACACGAGCGTCCGCGTCGCGCCCGTCTCCGAGCGCGAGGCCGACGAGATGCTAGACGACCTCGACTCCGCGCCGCTGCTGCGCGGGGCGCGCGGCCGCGAGCCGGCCGACGAGGCAGCAGTTACGGACGCCGTCCAGCGGCTCAGCCAGCTGGTCACCGACTTCCCCGCGATACTGGAACTCGACGTGAACCCGCTGCTGGCGACCGCGGACGGCGTGCAGGCGCTGGACGTCCGACTCACCATCGACCCCGAACAGCTATGA
- a CDS encoding phosphotransacetylase family protein: MNTLLVTSTEAGTGKTAVALALARLATERGDDVGYMKPKGTRLESNVGKTLDADPMLARELLGLDAEMHELEPVVYSPTFVEGAIRGRENPAELRERVRDAFDGLAEEKDLMVVEGADDLATGGIVDLTDADVAKLLDAEVVVLSKYSEPGDVDDVLAAAEDLGDRCAGVVFNAVQDAVYDDVETDVAPFLDGRDVPVLGVLPRDADLAGVTVEDLATELGAEVLTEDGAGTDERVERFLVGAMSGEAALSHFRRTKDAAVITGGDRADVQTAALDAPGVTCLVLTGGHRPSGAVLGKAAESGVPVLSVQSDTLTTVERAEELVRGGRVRDEHTVDRMQELLYDHADVDALLD, encoded by the coding sequence ATGAACACGCTACTGGTCACATCCACGGAAGCAGGCACCGGCAAGACCGCGGTCGCGCTCGCGCTGGCGCGGCTCGCGACCGAACGCGGCGACGACGTCGGCTACATGAAGCCCAAGGGCACCCGGCTGGAGAGCAACGTCGGGAAGACCCTCGACGCGGACCCGATGCTCGCCCGCGAACTGCTCGGGCTCGACGCCGAGATGCACGAACTCGAACCCGTCGTCTACTCGCCGACGTTCGTCGAGGGCGCGATTCGCGGCCGCGAGAACCCCGCGGAACTCCGCGAGCGCGTGCGGGATGCCTTCGACGGTCTCGCCGAAGAGAAAGACCTGATGGTGGTAGAAGGCGCCGACGACCTCGCGACCGGCGGCATCGTCGACCTCACCGACGCCGACGTCGCGAAGCTACTGGACGCGGAGGTCGTCGTTCTCTCGAAATACAGCGAACCGGGCGATGTCGATGACGTGCTCGCGGCCGCCGAGGACCTCGGTGACCGCTGCGCGGGCGTCGTCTTCAACGCCGTCCAGGACGCCGTCTACGACGACGTGGAGACAGACGTCGCGCCGTTCCTCGACGGCCGCGACGTGCCCGTGCTCGGCGTGCTCCCGCGGGACGCAGACCTCGCGGGTGTGACGGTCGAAGACCTCGCGACGGAACTCGGCGCCGAGGTACTCACCGAGGACGGCGCGGGGACCGACGAGCGCGTCGAGCGCTTCCTCGTCGGCGCGATGAGCGGGGAAGCCGCGCTGAGTCACTTCCGGCGCACGAAAGACGCCGCGGTCATCACGGGCGGCGACCGCGCGGACGTCCAGACGGCGGCCCTCGACGCCCCCGGTGTAACGTGTCTCGTGCTCACGGGCGGCCACCGGCCCTCGGGCGCGGTCCTCGGGAAAGCCGCAGAGAGCGGCGTGCCCGTTCTCTCGGTGCAGTCGGACACGCTGACGACCGTCGAGCGCGCAGAAGAACTCGTCCGCGGCGGGCGCGTCCGCGACGAACACACCGTCGACCGGATGCAGGAACTGCTCTACGACCACGCCGACGTCGACGCCCTGCTCGACTAG
- a CDS encoding MazG nucleotide pyrophosphohydrolase domain-containing protein — protein MDEQARVAAFLDDEELHAPPANRVLDLTSEVGELAKNVNESTDYGANSDADVDRDELGDALFCLLALADELDYDAGAALDEAIAKYEDRLADSGSAGSGE, from the coding sequence ATGGACGAACAAGCCCGTGTCGCCGCGTTCCTCGACGACGAGGAGCTCCACGCACCGCCAGCCAACCGCGTCCTCGACCTCACCAGCGAGGTCGGTGAACTCGCGAAGAACGTCAACGAATCCACCGACTACGGGGCAAATTCGGACGCGGACGTCGACCGCGACGAACTCGGGGACGCCCTGTTCTGCCTGCTCGCGCTCGCCGACGAACTCGACTACGACGCCGGAGCCGCCCTCGACGAGGCGATCGCGAAGTACGAGGACCGGCTCGCTGACTCGGGAAGCGCCGGCTCGGGCGAGTAG
- a CDS encoding chemotaxis protein CheW, producing MTSETDVLEFSLGEDRYCIDIAHVDEIVDATEDVTAIPNADANVVGVVDLRGETTTVVDPRVRLGVDGSPDGSRIVVLSDHESTGLLVDDVHEVESVDPDDIDDSAASETTRGVIRRDDRFVVWVEPDALV from the coding sequence ATGACATCGGAGACGGACGTGCTGGAGTTCTCGCTCGGCGAAGACCGCTACTGCATCGACATCGCGCACGTCGACGAAATCGTGGACGCGACGGAGGACGTCACGGCGATTCCGAACGCCGACGCCAACGTGGTCGGCGTCGTCGACCTCCGCGGCGAGACGACGACGGTCGTCGACCCGCGCGTCCGACTCGGCGTCGACGGGTCGCCGGACGGCAGTCGCATCGTCGTGCTCTCCGACCACGAGAGCACGGGCCTGCTGGTCGACGACGTCCACGAAGTCGAGTCCGTCGACCCCGACGACATCGACGACTCCGCGGCCTCCGAGACGACGCGCGGCGTCATCCGGCGCGACGACCGCTTCGTCGTCTGGGTCGAACCGGACGCACTCGTCTAG